The following proteins are encoded in a genomic region of Maribacter hydrothermalis:
- the hemN gene encoding oxygen-independent coproporphyrinogen III oxidase, with amino-acid sequence MCSLVQKYNVPGPRYTSYPTVPFWDINTFSGKKWEQTVKKSFHASNSETGISLYIHLPFCESMCTFCGCHKRITKRHDVEMPYIKSVLKEWQLYSALFDEKPIIKELHLGGGTPTFFNPENLKYLIDGILRLADKAKDAEFSFEGHPNNTSKNHLQALYNVGFRRVSFGVQDYNETVQKAIHRIQPFINVKNVTEWARKIGYSSISHDIIFGLPHQKLEHVENTIAKTKELKPDRIAFYSYAHVPWLAGNGQRGYNEADLPTADEKRTQYEVGKELLLNYGYHEIGMDHFALETDSLYKAMQSGHLHRNFMGYTSSNTHLMIGLGASSISDSWYGFSQNVKNIEEYQNLVENNIIPLYRGHILTEEDQIIRRHILNLMCQFTTSWSAFKLHLPQMESILERLNEMEQDGLVEISKGNLRVTEKGRPFVRNVCMAFDLPLQKKAPETKLFSMTI; translated from the coding sequence ATGTGTTCGCTTGTTCAAAAGTATAATGTGCCGGGTCCTAGATATACTAGTTACCCAACCGTACCATTTTGGGATATAAATACCTTCTCAGGAAAAAAATGGGAACAAACAGTCAAGAAAAGTTTCCATGCTAGTAATTCTGAAACTGGTATAAGTTTATATATACACTTACCATTTTGCGAAAGTATGTGTACATTCTGCGGATGTCATAAACGTATTACTAAAAGACATGATGTTGAAATGCCCTATATTAAATCAGTTTTAAAAGAATGGCAATTGTATAGCGCATTGTTCGATGAAAAACCCATAATTAAAGAGTTGCATTTAGGTGGAGGTACACCAACTTTTTTCAATCCAGAGAACTTAAAGTATTTAATTGATGGCATTTTGAGACTTGCGGATAAAGCAAAGGATGCCGAGTTTAGTTTTGAAGGGCACCCTAATAATACATCTAAAAATCATTTACAAGCTTTGTATAATGTGGGATTTAGAAGAGTAAGTTTTGGCGTTCAAGACTATAATGAAACGGTACAGAAAGCAATTCATAGGATTCAACCTTTTATAAATGTAAAAAATGTAACCGAATGGGCACGGAAAATAGGGTATAGTTCTATAAGTCATGATATCATTTTTGGGTTACCACACCAGAAATTAGAGCACGTAGAAAATACTATCGCAAAAACAAAAGAGCTAAAACCTGATCGCATTGCATTTTATAGCTATGCACATGTACCATGGTTGGCGGGTAACGGACAACGAGGTTATAATGAGGCAGATTTACCAACTGCAGATGAAAAAAGAACCCAGTATGAAGTAGGGAAAGAGTTATTGTTAAATTACGGATATCATGAAATAGGGATGGACCATTTTGCGCTTGAAACAGATAGTTTATATAAGGCCATGCAAAGTGGTCATTTGCATAGAAATTTTATGGGATATACCAGTTCTAATACTCATTTAATGATTGGGTTGGGAGCTTCTAGTATTAGTGATAGTTGGTATGGTTTTTCTCAGAATGTAAAGAATATTGAGGAATATCAAAACTTGGTAGAGAACAATATTATTCCATTATATAGAGGACATATTTTAACAGAAGAAGATCAAATTATTAGAAGACATATATTAAATTTAATGTGCCAGTTTACAACTTCATGGAGTGCTTTTAAATTACATTTACCCCAAATGGAAAGTATTCTTGAAAGATTAAACGAAATGGAGCAAGATGGATTAGTTGAGATTTCTAAAGGTAATTTACGGGTAACTGAAAAAGGGAGACCATTTGTTAGAAATGTATGTATGGCTTTTGATTTGCCATTACAAAAAAAGGCCCCAGAGACAAAGTTGTTCTCAATGACAATTTAA
- a CDS encoding universal stress protein, whose protein sequence is MKKIIVLTDFSDQSGYALKAAADLAKKHKVELLVVHMLELNQAILSSPDGMYIEQTVFLVKLAEKNLKEFLDKPFLEGIKVTPVIKHYKVFSELDAIAEEHNADLIVMGSNGASGLEEILIGSNAEKVVRNSSTPVLVIKGEVTDFSIDRFVFACDFNDDNLPAFQKAREFSKLVNGSMELVFINTPNDEFLSNKDAYQKINKFLYKANAGLQVEIYNDYSVEQGILNYGKTILADAIAMPTHGRKGLSHWFNGSIGEDVVNHAKIPVITFKI, encoded by the coding sequence ATGAAAAAAATTATTGTACTTACAGATTTTTCAGACCAATCAGGATATGCGCTTAAGGCTGCTGCAGATTTGGCAAAAAAACACAAGGTAGAGCTTCTTGTTGTTCACATGTTAGAGCTCAACCAGGCAATACTGTCTTCACCTGATGGAATGTATATAGAACAAACTGTTTTTCTAGTAAAATTAGCCGAGAAAAATTTAAAGGAATTTTTAGATAAGCCATTTTTAGAGGGTATTAAGGTTACTCCTGTAATTAAACATTATAAGGTTTTTAGTGAGTTAGATGCAATTGCGGAGGAGCATAATGCCGATTTAATTGTAATGGGTTCTAACGGGGCAAGCGGACTGGAAGAAATTTTAATAGGCTCTAATGCGGAGAAAGTAGTACGTAATTCGTCTACTCCAGTATTGGTCATTAAAGGTGAAGTGACTGATTTTAGTATTGATAGGTTTGTTTTCGCTTGCGATTTTAATGATGATAACCTTCCTGCTTTTCAAAAAGCTAGGGAATTTTCAAAATTGGTAAATGGTAGTATGGAGCTTGTTTTTATAAATACACCAAACGACGAATTTTTAAGTAATAAAGATGCATATCAAAAAATCAATAAATTTTTATATAAGGCAAATGCCGGGCTGCAGGTAGAGATATATAATGATTATAGTGTTGAGCAGGGTATATTAAATTATGGAAAAACCATTTTAGCAGATGCTATTGCAATGCCTACACATGGTCGTAAAGGTCTTTCTCATTGGTTTAATGGTAGTATTGGTGAAGATGTTGTAAACCATGCTAAAATTCCGGTTATTACTTTTAAAATATAG
- a CDS encoding c-type cytochrome, whose protein sequence is MKILLRSAAVIFSLLLMACGGKEEKKKEGFSVDRSKTTEESLKAAPATDEVPASMRVTLDEKGVGQIKDITLPAEIDAKMAAEGGEIFKTNCTACHKLDKRFIGPSPKGILERRSPEWIMNMILDPKLMTEQDRCAKDLLVEFNGAAMSNQNLTVEQTRAILEYFRTL, encoded by the coding sequence ATGAAAATACTACTAAGAAGTGCCGCAGTTATTTTTTCACTCCTGCTAATGGCGTGTGGCGGTAAAGAAGAAAAGAAAAAAGAAGGTTTTAGCGTAGATCGTTCAAAAACTACAGAAGAATCTTTAAAAGCGGCCCCGGCTACTGATGAGGTGCCTGCATCTATGCGTGTAACATTAGATGAGAAAGGAGTAGGGCAAATTAAAGATATAACACTGCCAGCGGAAATAGATGCAAAAATGGCAGCAGAGGGTGGTGAAATATTTAAAACAAATTGTACCGCTTGTCATAAACTGGACAAACGTTTTATAGGACCTTCTCCAAAAGGTATTTTAGAAAGAAGAAGTCCAGAATGGATTATGAACATGATTCTAGATCCAAAACTAATGACAGAACAAGATCGTTGTGCAAAAGATTTATTGGTAGAATTTAATGGTGCAGCCATGTCTAATCAGAATCTGACAGTAGAACAGACAAGGGCAATCTTAGAGTATTTCAGAACCTTATAG
- the nosZ gene encoding Sec-dependent nitrous-oxide reductase, giving the protein MKKYKYQLIALFGSALMFTGCGNQNGESSSNSALASNNAEKVYVAPGEQDEFYAFMSGGYSGNLTVYGLPSGRMFKEIPVFSQFATSGYGYSEETKPMLNTSFGFVPWDDSHHPDISQSKGELDGRWIFINGNNTPRIARISLTTFETEEIIEIPNSAGNHSSSFITENTEYVVAGTRFSVPVPQRDMPINEYKANFKGALSFISVDPEHGHMDIKFQLMMPGFNYDLSHPGRDKSHGWFFFTTYNTEEANSLLEVNASQNDKDFIAAVNWKVIEEYVNNGGGELMPANYAHNVYDESTHTATSTMKKEVLTVDPLKVPGAVYFLPTPKSPHGCDVDPTGQYIIGNGKLSADLTVHSFDRMIEAIEGKKFDGEAYGIPILKFEDVLAGTVKSGGLGPLHTEFDGKGNAYTTFFISSEVVKWKLGTWEVIDRKPTFYSVGHLMIPGGNSRKPFGKYVVAMNKITKDRYLPTGPELEHSAQLYDITGDKMELIYDFPTHGEPHYAAGIPAELLAPKSKKIYRLDENKHPYAVTSPDGAKVVREGNEVHIYMSMIRSHFTPDNIEGVKVGDKVYFHITNHEQDFDVPHGFAMIGQNTSELLIMPGQTKSSVWEPKKPGVWPFYCTDFCSALHQEMQGYVRVSPADSNIELSWSLGD; this is encoded by the coding sequence ATGAAAAAGTATAAATATCAATTAATAGCGCTATTTGGGTCTGCTTTGATGTTCACGGGTTGTGGTAATCAGAACGGGGAAAGTTCATCTAATAGTGCATTGGCGTCTAATAACGCCGAAAAGGTTTATGTAGCTCCAGGCGAGCAAGATGAATTTTATGCCTTTATGTCTGGTGGATATAGTGGTAACTTAACGGTATACGGACTTCCTTCAGGGCGTATGTTTAAAGAAATTCCTGTTTTTTCTCAATTTGCAACCTCTGGTTACGGATACTCTGAAGAAACAAAGCCAATGTTGAACACTTCTTTTGGTTTTGTGCCATGGGATGATTCCCACCACCCTGATATTTCACAATCTAAAGGAGAACTAGATGGTCGTTGGATTTTTATTAATGGAAATAATACTCCACGTATCGCTAGAATTAGTTTGACTACTTTTGAAACTGAAGAAATTATTGAAATACCAAATAGTGCTGGTAATCATAGTTCTTCTTTCATTACCGAGAATACAGAATATGTAGTGGCGGGTACTCGTTTTTCAGTTCCTGTTCCACAACGTGATATGCCTATTAATGAGTACAAAGCTAACTTTAAGGGCGCTCTTTCTTTTATAAGTGTAGACCCAGAGCATGGTCATATGGATATTAAATTCCAATTAATGATGCCTGGTTTCAATTATGACCTTTCTCACCCTGGTCGTGATAAATCTCATGGTTGGTTCTTCTTTACTACCTATAATACAGAAGAAGCGAATTCATTATTAGAAGTAAACGCTTCGCAAAATGATAAAGATTTTATTGCAGCGGTTAACTGGAAAGTAATTGAAGAGTACGTTAATAATGGCGGCGGGGAATTAATGCCTGCTAATTATGCGCATAATGTTTATGATGAATCTACGCATACCGCTACTTCAACCATGAAGAAAGAAGTATTGACTGTAGACCCTTTAAAAGTACCCGGGGCTGTATATTTCTTGCCGACCCCAAAATCACCTCATGGTTGTGATGTAGATCCAACAGGTCAATATATTATTGGTAATGGTAAATTATCTGCAGATTTAACCGTGCATTCTTTTGATAGAATGATTGAAGCAATAGAAGGTAAAAAATTCGATGGGGAAGCTTATGGTATTCCAATTCTTAAATTCGAAGATGTATTGGCAGGTACAGTTAAAAGTGGAGGTCTAGGACCCTTACATACTGAGTTTGATGGAAAAGGAAATGCATATACTACATTTTTTATCTCATCGGAAGTTGTAAAATGGAAATTAGGAACATGGGAAGTTATTGATAGAAAACCTACTTTTTATTCTGTAGGTCACTTAATGATTCCTGGTGGAAATTCAAGAAAGCCATTTGGTAAATATGTTGTAGCGATGAATAAGATTACAAAAGACCGTTACTTACCAACAGGCCCCGAACTGGAACATTCTGCCCAGTTATATGATATAACAGGAGATAAAATGGAGTTGATTTATGATTTCCCAACACATGGTGAACCACATTATGCAGCTGGTATTCCGGCAGAATTGTTAGCACCAAAATCTAAAAAGATATACCGCTTGGACGAGAACAAACACCCTTACGCTGTAACCTCTCCAGATGGTGCTAAAGTAGTTCGTGAAGGTAATGAGGTACATATTTACATGTCAATGATACGAAGCCACTTTACACCCGATAATATAGAGGGAGTTAAAGTAGGGGATAAAGTATACTTTCATATTACAAACCATGAACAAGATTTTGATGTACCGCACGGCTTTGCAATGATTGGTCAAAACACATCAGAATTGTTAATTATGCCAGGGCAAACAAAAAGTTCTGTTTGGGAACCAAAGAAGCCAGGTGTATGGCCTTTCTATTGTACAGATTTTTGCTCCGCATTACACCAAGAAATGCAGGGTTATGTTAGAGTTTCTCCAGCAGATTCAAATATAGAACTTTCTTGGTCTCTTGGAGATTAA
- a CDS encoding fasciclin domain-containing protein gives MKTTNLKFIFAPILGLLLISSCKNESNTEKTTTSPVSTEATTAQKKGQAFIEDDGSTPNVLQIAIGSPDHTTLVAAVQAASLENALVNAGPLMVFAPTNAAFDALPAGTVEDLLKPENKDALANILKHHVTAGNYDKEFLKKFKKLGQANDQNAIVEVKGDDVYVGGAKIIASVPAGNGIVHVVDKVILPPSNE, from the coding sequence ATGAAAACGACCAATTTAAAATTCATATTTGCTCCGATTTTAGGACTGCTTTTAATTAGCAGTTGTAAAAATGAATCTAATACAGAAAAAACAACCACATCGCCTGTTTCAACTGAAGCCACTACCGCACAAAAGAAAGGGCAAGCCTTTATTGAGGATGATGGTTCTACACCAAATGTATTACAGATAGCCATTGGGTCTCCCGACCATACTACTTTGGTAGCAGCAGTACAGGCCGCAAGTCTTGAAAACGCTTTAGTAAATGCAGGGCCCTTAATGGTATTTGCACCAACGAATGCAGCTTTCGATGCCCTACCTGCAGGTACAGTAGAAGATTTATTAAAACCAGAAAACAAGGATGCTCTGGCAAATATTTTAAAGCACCATGTTACGGCTGGTAATTACGATAAAGAATTTCTGAAAAAATTTAAAAAATTAGGACAGGCAAACGATCAAAATGCGATAGTTGAGGTAAAGGGTGATGATGTATACGTTGGTGGTGCTAAAATCATAGCCAGTGTACCGGCAGGAAACGGAATTGTACATGTCGTGGATAAGGTAATATTACCGCCATCAAACGAATAA
- the ric gene encoding iron-sulfur cluster repair di-iron protein, with translation MIQTIGEIVALDYRTAQVFKNHKIDFCCRGNRSLQEVALKNNLNIETLTAELKAVTEQNTDDIIDFKSWPLDLLIDYIEKKHHRYVETQSIILNQYLDKLSRVHGNNHPELFQIKELFNASTGELAMHMKKEELILFPFIKKMVKDKQTGQDLSESHFGSVSNPISTMMDEHDNEGERFRTIAKLTNDYIAPADACSTYKVTYSLLQEFENDLHRHIHLENNILFTKAKELEKQLTLVNNLG, from the coding sequence ATGATACAAACAATTGGCGAAATAGTTGCTTTAGACTACCGGACAGCACAAGTTTTTAAAAACCATAAAATTGACTTTTGTTGTCGTGGCAATCGTTCCTTACAAGAAGTAGCACTAAAAAACAACCTAAATATAGAAACTCTTACGGCAGAACTTAAAGCGGTAACCGAACAAAATACCGATGATATTATAGATTTTAAATCTTGGCCCTTAGACCTTTTAATAGATTATATAGAAAAAAAGCATCATAGATATGTTGAAACACAGAGTATTATTTTAAATCAATATTTAGATAAGCTATCTCGGGTTCATGGCAATAATCATCCTGAACTATTTCAAATAAAAGAACTCTTTAATGCTTCTACCGGGGAATTGGCAATGCATATGAAAAAAGAAGAGTTAATACTATTCCCATTTATAAAAAAAATGGTAAAGGACAAACAAACCGGGCAAGATTTGAGTGAATCACATTTTGGTTCTGTTTCCAATCCTATAAGTACAATGATGGATGAACATGATAATGAAGGGGAACGTTTTAGAACAATCGCAAAATTGACCAATGACTATATAGCTCCTGCAGATGCATGTTCTACCTACAAGGTTACCTACTCTTTATTACAAGAATTTGAAAATGATTTGCACCGCCATATTCATCTAGAAAACAACATACTTTTTACAAAAGCCAAGGAATTAGAAAAGCAATTAACCTTAGTAAACAATCTCGGGTAA
- a CDS encoding ABC transporter permease, giving the protein MLKILKYSFYDLIRSRWSYVYFLFYLLLGFVLLFLNNDVSKAIITLMNVIIILVPLIGTIFGIMYFYNSKEFTELLLAQPIKRSSIFLGQYFGVAGSLTLSLVLGLGIPFVLYGLFKSDAIFDFTLLLVTGAFLTLIFTVLAFNIALSNENKIKGFGYAVLLWLFLAVIYDGIFLMSLIIFKEYPLDSFSLGATMFNPIDLSRTLILLKLDISALLGYTGAVFKKFFGTDQGFLISMLMLVLWTVLPIWRLVSIAKKKDF; this is encoded by the coding sequence ATGCTTAAAATATTAAAATATAGTTTTTACGACCTTATTCGTAGCCGTTGGAGCTACGTGTACTTTTTATTCTACCTATTGTTAGGTTTTGTATTGTTATTCTTAAATAACGATGTATCAAAAGCTATCATTACCTTAATGAACGTTATTATTATTCTAGTACCTTTAATAGGTACTATTTTCGGAATCATGTATTTCTACAATTCCAAAGAGTTTACAGAACTCTTACTGGCACAACCTATTAAGCGCTCTTCAATTTTTTTAGGTCAGTATTTTGGTGTGGCAGGTTCTTTAACGTTAAGCTTGGTGTTAGGTTTGGGTATACCTTTTGTGCTCTATGGCCTATTTAAAAGTGATGCTATTTTTGATTTCACTTTGCTGTTGGTAACTGGGGCGTTTTTAACGTTAATTTTTACTGTATTAGCATTCAATATAGCTTTGTCCAATGAAAATAAAATTAAGGGGTTTGGTTATGCCGTATTACTCTGGTTATTTCTGGCTGTAATTTATGACGGAATCTTTTTAATGTCTTTAATAATTTTTAAAGAATATCCGCTAGACAGTTTTTCGTTAGGCGCAACAATGTTTAATCCAATAGACCTTTCTAGAACGTTAATTCTACTAAAGCTAGATATTTCTGCCTTATTAGGATATACCGGTGCGGTATTCAAAAAATTCTTTGGAACAGACCAAGGCTTTTTAATTTCTATGTTAATGCTTGTTCTATGGACTGTTTTACCCATTTGGCGATTGGTGTCAATAGCTAAGAAAAAAGATTTTTAG
- a CDS encoding LPXTG cell wall anchor domain-containing protein, with translation MKKASIFMIIGPLLLIGLYFFPLWNIILGAPQYPEPLGMNIHIDGIRDMNEFDLKNIDGLNHYIGMRTLPKPEDMWEFSTFPIVIGGMVALGVLIGLLGYFGKLSYKWFAGWFILMSILGVLGMYDFNAWMVDYGTNLDPHAIMKLANPDGTPMTYKPPLLGHAKMLNFDVTSLPETGAWLMFLGMMLTLLAFYLGWKNRNSTTQ, from the coding sequence ATGAAAAAGGCAAGTATCTTTATGATCATAGGTCCTTTGTTATTAATAGGATTGTATTTTTTTCCATTGTGGAATATTATTTTAGGGGCACCTCAATATCCTGAGCCTTTAGGAATGAATATTCATATTGACGGTATCCGTGATATGAACGAATTCGACTTAAAGAACATTGATGGGCTAAACCACTATATAGGTATGCGAACCCTGCCTAAGCCAGAAGACATGTGGGAGTTTAGTACATTTCCAATAGTAATTGGTGGAATGGTCGCTTTGGGAGTACTTATTGGTCTATTAGGTTATTTTGGTAAATTAAGTTATAAATGGTTTGCAGGTTGGTTTATACTAATGAGTATCTTGGGTGTATTGGGAATGTATGATTTTAATGCATGGATGGTGGACTATGGTACTAATTTAGATCCACATGCCATTATGAAGTTAGCAAACCCAGATGGCACGCCTATGACATATAAACCACCACTATTAGGTCATGCAAAGATGTTAAATTTTGATGTGACATCGTTACCCGAAACAGGTGCTTGGTTAATGTTCCTAGGTATGATGCTTACGCTACTTGCCTTTTATTTAGGATGGAAAAATAGAAATTCTACAACGCAATAA
- a CDS encoding nitrous oxide reductase accessory protein NosL, which translates to MKNSIIYIFFVLLVTASCTNSPKTIAYGTDHCHFCSMTIVDKQHAAQFMTKKGRSYAFDASECMLNHLKEIDRATVETFLVNDYNAPGELIDATQATYLISKNIPSPMGEYLTAFATKEAAEKAQSDNKGELYTWEQLNNRYK; encoded by the coding sequence ATGAAAAATTCAATAATTTATATATTTTTTGTTTTGTTAGTTACTGCAAGCTGTACAAATTCACCAAAAACAATAGCTTATGGCACAGATCATTGTCATTTTTGTAGTATGACCATAGTTGATAAGCAACATGCAGCGCAATTTATGACCAAAAAAGGGCGTAGTTATGCTTTTGATGCTTCTGAATGTATGCTCAATCATTTAAAAGAAATTGACAGGGCAACTGTTGAAACATTTTTAGTAAATGACTACAATGCTCCCGGTGAACTAATTGATGCTACCCAGGCCACCTATTTAATAAGCAAAAATATTCCAAGTCCAATGGGAGAGTATTTAACAGCTTTTGCTACAAAAGAAGCTGCAGAAAAAGCACAGTCAGATAATAAAGGTGAATTATATACTTGGGAACAATTAAATAATCGATATAAATAA
- a CDS encoding ABC transporter ATP-binding protein has translation MIYIEGLHKKFGKNIVLSGLDLTIEKSGVFAILGPNGSGKTTLIKSVLGMVIPDKGSISVMGNTIKKNWKYRKEIDYLPQIANFPGNLKVKELIRMIKDLRQSPSNEERLIALFKLEPFLDKKLSTLSGGTKQKVNIVLAFMFDSPLLILDEPTTGLDPASIISLKKLISEQKAMNKTVLITSHIMQFVAEVSDVIVYLLEGDIYFKGTIEELKTKTNQTDLEHAIAAIATAPTHA, from the coding sequence ATGATTTATATAGAAGGTTTACATAAAAAATTTGGTAAAAACATAGTCCTATCTGGCTTAGATTTAACCATTGAAAAAAGTGGTGTTTTTGCAATTTTAGGACCTAATGGCTCAGGTAAAACGACTTTAATAAAAAGTGTACTAGGAATGGTTATTCCTGATAAGGGAAGCATATCGGTTATGGGCAACACCATTAAGAAAAATTGGAAATACCGAAAAGAAATAGATTACTTGCCACAGATTGCAAATTTTCCGGGTAACCTGAAAGTAAAGGAGTTAATTAGAATGATTAAGGACCTTAGGCAAAGTCCCAGTAATGAAGAAAGATTAATTGCGCTTTTTAAACTAGAGCCATTTTTAGATAAGAAACTCTCCACTCTTTCTGGGGGTACCAAGCAGAAAGTAAATATAGTTTTAGCTTTTATGTTCGATAGTCCTTTGCTTATTTTAGATGAGCCCACTACAGGTCTCGACCCTGCTTCTATAATAAGCTTAAAGAAATTAATAAGCGAACAAAAAGCAATGAATAAAACGGTTTTGATAACTTCTCACATTATGCAGTTTGTGGCTGAGGTTTCAGACGTAATCGTTTATTTGTTAGAAGGTGATATTTATTTTAAAGGCACTATAGAAGAATTGAAAACGAAAACAAACCAAACTGATTTAGAACACGCCATAGCGGCTATAGCAACAGCACCGACCCATGCTTAA
- a CDS encoding RrF2 family transcriptional regulator has product MFSKACEYGIRASTYIALSSLDGTRVSLKEIAEKIDSPVAFTAKVLQQLTKNSIINSVKGASGGFEIEKENISKIKLDQIVYAIDGNNVYAGCGLGLKQCNAIEPCPVHYKFVQIRSDLKNMLENTSLYDMTIGLEEGLTYLRR; this is encoded by the coding sequence ATGTTTTCAAAAGCATGTGAATACGGAATTAGGGCATCAACTTATATAGCATTAAGTTCGCTTGACGGTACTCGTGTGAGTTTAAAAGAAATTGCCGAAAAAATAGATTCGCCTGTTGCGTTTACAGCTAAAGTTCTACAGCAGCTCACAAAAAACAGTATAATAAACTCTGTAAAAGGCGCCTCTGGCGGCTTTGAAATTGAAAAAGAAAATATTTCTAAAATTAAACTAGACCAAATCGTGTACGCTATAGATGGAAATAATGTATATGCGGGTTGTGGTCTTGGACTTAAACAGTGTAATGCTATTGAGCCATGCCCAGTTCATTATAAATTTGTACAAATACGAAGCGATTTAAAGAATATGCTTGAAAACACAAGCCTTTATGATATGACCATTGGTCTTGAAGAAGGACTCACCTATTTGAGGCGCTAA
- a CDS encoding nitrous oxide reductase family maturation protein NosD, with protein sequence MFANTINVCSQCKVKSVAEGIKVASAFDTLLIKKGTYKEYNILVDKPLTLLGEDFPIIDGEDKGEIIRIVADNVTIDGLFIINVGTSYTSDYAAIRVVRSEHYLIQNVVLEKLFFGIYLEKSNNGKVYHNKIIGDAVDEYNSGNGIQLWYSHNVVVDRNIVQGVRDGIYLEFSDNVTINNNASTNNLRYGLHFMFSDDDIYTNNVFENNGAGVAVMFSKNIKMIGNTFKKNWGTAAFGLLLKEINDAEITGNIFEENTIGINIEGSNRIDYKNNNFIKNGWAIKVLGACYSNFFSSNNFLYNSFDISYNSKLNDNVFDGNYWSDYTGYDLNKDGVGDVPYRPVKLFSYIVNKTPETIVLLRSLFMDIIDFSEKVSPVFTPDNLMDSNPLITKV encoded by the coding sequence ATGTTTGCAAATACAATCAATGTTTGCTCCCAATGCAAAGTAAAATCAGTTGCGGAGGGCATAAAAGTTGCGTCAGCTTTTGATACTTTACTTATCAAGAAAGGAACGTATAAAGAATACAATATACTGGTTGATAAACCTTTAACGCTTCTAGGAGAAGACTTTCCTATAATAGATGGGGAAGACAAAGGAGAAATCATTAGAATAGTAGCTGACAACGTCACTATAGATGGTTTGTTTATTATTAATGTAGGTACAAGTTACACGTCCGATTATGCGGCAATTAGGGTGGTTAGGAGTGAACACTATTTAATACAAAATGTAGTTTTAGAAAAATTATTTTTCGGTATTTATTTAGAAAAATCGAATAACGGTAAAGTGTATCACAACAAAATAATTGGTGATGCTGTTGACGAATATAACTCAGGAAATGGTATTCAATTATGGTATTCACATAATGTTGTAGTAGATCGTAATATAGTACAAGGCGTTAGAGACGGTATTTATCTTGAGTTTTCAGATAACGTAACCATAAATAATAATGCCAGTACCAATAATTTAAGGTACGGACTACACTTTATGTTTTCTGATGATGATATCTATACAAATAATGTTTTTGAGAATAATGGCGCAGGAGTAGCGGTCATGTTTTCCAAAAACATAAAAATGATAGGCAATACGTTCAAGAAAAATTGGGGAACAGCGGCATTTGGTCTGTTATTAAAGGAAATTAATGACGCTGAAATTACCGGAAACATTTTTGAAGAAAACACTATTGGTATCAACATAGAAGGCTCTAACCGAATAGATTACAAAAACAATAATTTTATTAAGAACGGGTGGGCCATAAAGGTATTAGGGGCTTGTTATTCTAATTTCTTTAGTAGTAATAATTTCCTTTATAACTCTTTTGATATTTCTTATAACAGTAAGCTAAATGACAATGTTTTTGACGGTAATTATTGGAGTGATTACACGGGTTACGATCTAAATAAAGATGGGGTGGGAGATGTTCCTTACCGCCCTGTAAAATTGTTTTCATACATTGTAAACAAGACTCCAGAAACCATAGTATTATTACGAAGTCTTTTTATGGATATAATTGATTTTTCTGAGAAAGTTTCGCCTGTTTTTACACCAGATAATTTAATGGATAGTAACCCCTTAATAACTAAAGTATAA